A region from the uncultured Holophaga sp. genome encodes:
- a CDS encoding ATP-binding protein codes for MTHPQNELSRALPAPWVPFAAGMLGMALLVGGSAMVHKVLGGLILLGGALWLAVGFLNSRHLIERLLRVIPVERKDESLFREAPKVWAELERENRELRLLNLREDQLRRTILANLKTGVIVLDTQKEVRSFNKAAQGLLGSSSLITLGSPLVGVFREPQCLTSLGKAFAGEGTEWDLKRDPRILRVRAFPMDMAPGESYGVLVTLDDITRQEALEKTRQKFISNASHELKTPATSIRIAAENLLEGELVHPEGETSLRIIVRSVERMTMLLNDISELSKIETGATVLAPCPFILGDFLAGVLEDASSQAQPRNIRMVSQIAPELEERTVVVDPNRLHQLLENLLSNAIKFSPDGAEVKLSTSTDGHWLALAVSDQGPGIPESEQVRVFERFYRSPLTRGVPGTGLGLAIVKHLASLMGGEIALESRPGHGATFTLRLPLAD; via the coding sequence ATGACGCACCCCCAGAACGAGCTGTCCCGAGCCCTCCCGGCCCCCTGGGTGCCCTTCGCCGCCGGGATGCTGGGCATGGCCCTCCTGGTGGGCGGCAGTGCCATGGTCCACAAGGTCCTGGGTGGCCTGATCCTGCTGGGGGGCGCCCTCTGGCTGGCCGTGGGCTTCCTCAACTCCCGGCATCTCATCGAGCGCCTGCTGCGGGTCATCCCTGTGGAGCGCAAGGATGAATCACTTTTCCGGGAAGCCCCCAAGGTCTGGGCAGAGCTGGAGCGGGAGAACCGGGAGCTGCGGCTGCTGAATCTCCGCGAGGATCAGCTCCGGCGCACCATCCTGGCCAATCTGAAAACCGGGGTCATCGTCCTCGACACCCAGAAGGAGGTCCGCTCTTTCAACAAGGCGGCCCAAGGACTCCTCGGCAGCTCCAGCCTCATCACCCTCGGTTCCCCCCTGGTGGGCGTCTTCCGGGAACCCCAGTGCCTCACCAGCCTGGGCAAGGCCTTCGCCGGTGAGGGCACCGAGTGGGACCTCAAGCGCGATCCCCGGATCCTGAGGGTCCGGGCCTTCCCCATGGACATGGCCCCGGGGGAGTCCTATGGCGTGCTGGTGACCCTGGACGACATCACCCGCCAGGAGGCCCTGGAAAAGACCCGCCAGAAGTTCATCTCCAACGCCAGCCACGAGCTCAAGACCCCCGCCACCAGCATCCGCATTGCGGCCGAGAACCTCCTGGAGGGGGAGCTGGTCCACCCCGAGGGCGAGACCAGCCTCCGCATCATCGTCCGCTCCGTGGAGCGCATGACCATGCTCCTCAACGACATCTCCGAGCTCTCCAAGATCGAGACCGGGGCCACGGTCCTGGCCCCCTGCCCCTTCATTCTGGGCGACTTCCTGGCGGGGGTCCTGGAGGACGCCTCCTCCCAGGCCCAGCCCCGGAACATCCGCATGGTGAGTCAGATCGCACCGGAACTGGAGGAGCGGACCGTGGTGGTGGATCCTAACCGCCTGCACCAGCTTCTGGAGAACCTCCTCTCCAACGCCATCAAGTTCAGTCCCGACGGCGCGGAGGTGAAGCTCAGTACCAGCACCGACGGGCACTGGCTGGCCCTCGCCGTCTCCGACCAGGGTCCCGGCATCCCTGAATCCGAGCAGGTGCGAGTCTTCGAGCGCTTCTACCGTTCCCCCCTGACCCGGGGCGTCCCCGGGACGGGCCTCGGCCTGGCCATCGTCAAGCACCTGGCCTCCCTCATGGGGGGGGAGATCGCGCTGGAGAGCCGCCCGGGGCACGGGGCGACATTCACCCTGCGCCTGCCTCTGGCCGATTAG